A genomic stretch from Apodemus sylvaticus chromosome 12, mApoSyl1.1, whole genome shotgun sequence includes:
- the C12H1orf74 gene encoding UPF0739 protein C1orf74 homolog, with amino-acid sequence MSTPSPQLLVTAAQQTLGIGKRKCPPRATCLHLAGEVLAVARGLKPAVLYDCNAAGVLALKSYLEELQRLGFLKPGLHILEIGENNLIVSTEYACQHLEQTLLGTIAFVDVSCSQPHPSVRSLDQLLDLKSLIAEIITHFQSLQKDVSLGVSYSKLHSSDWNLCTVFGILLGYPVSYTFDLNHGDDNCLTMTPLRVFTARISWLPDQPPILLYSFSVPESLFPALRNFLSAWEKELRTRFRAQNAFADLSISSEVVILPAVAL; translated from the coding sequence ATGTCAACACCAAGCCCTCAGCTGCTGGTGACAGCTGCTCAGCAGACTCTGGGCATAGGAAAGAGAAAATGTCCACCTCGAGCTACCTGCCTTCACCTGGCAGGAGAGGTGCTGGCTGTGGCCCGCGGGCTGAAGCCAGCTGTACTCTATGATTGCAACGCTGCAGGAGTATTGGCACTCAAAAGCTATCTGGAGGAACTACAGAGGCTGGGCTTCCTGAAGCCAGGACTTCATATTCTTGAGATTGGAGAGAATAATCTCATTGTTAGTACTGAGTATGCCTGTCAGCATTTGGAACAGACACTGCTTGGTACCATAGCTTTCGTGGATGTTTCCTGCTCCCAGCCTCATCCTTCTGTCCGGTCATTGGACCAGCTCCTGGACTTGAAATCTCTCATAGCTGAGATCATCACACATTTTCAAAGTCTGCAGAAGGATGTGTCTCTGGGAGTCTCTTACAGCAAGCTACATTCCTCAGACTGGAATCTCTGCACTGTATTTGGGATACTCCTGGGCTATCCTGTCTCTTACACATTTGACCTGAACCATGGAGATGACAACTGCTTAACCATGACTCCCCTGCGGGTGTTTACTGCCCGGATTTCATGGCTGCCTGATCAACCTCCAATTCTGCTGTACTCCTTTAGTGTTCCAGAGAGTTTGTTCCCAGCCCTGAGGAACTTTCTAAGTGCCTGGGAGAAGGAACTCAGAACCCGATTTAGGGCTCAGAATGCCTTTGCTGACCTCAGCATCTCCTCTGAGGTGGTCATACTTCCTGCTGTGGCCCTCTGA